The Epinephelus lanceolatus isolate andai-2023 chromosome 12, ASM4190304v1, whole genome shotgun sequence genome segment aaatagagacttgataTTGACTCGATAACACCAACATACATATGACCTGCGTATCATCATGGcatatatatgacaaaaataccaatggAAATAAGAgattatttgtttaattgtacagttttttatagtttatgttgAGTAAGCATATATTTTGTAAcatattttgttatagattcttactgactatttaaaaagagaaaaataaaacaatatgatggagatgggtttacCTTTTCAAAGGTATATCTAGCAAATGGCAAATGGAGTTTGTCTTTAAACATAAGCATATTTCAAAGGTAGCAATCTGAATTACTCACAAAGGCCTGTCCTCTGCCTAACGTATGCTTGGAGAGCTCCCTCTCTTTATGGGTCCCTtcaccccatgggccccagtgcaaccacccCACCACTGTCCATATTTACACCTCTGCCTCCCATTAAGGTCCTCTCCATTGCTCAGTTAATCTCAGAAAATAGAGCAAATTAGTAATCTGAAAACATCTTGATGTAATGTCATCTCAGTGTGACATAAAACTACTGACAGCAACAAACTGGGCAGATTTTTACTCCCTGTCATCGTGTCATCCATCGCCTGTTGCAGACCGCAGCATTTCATGTCACGTCACCACTTCCAGCGCAACTCTCGCGAGATCGGGTTTGAGGAAGTTCCACGTCAGTATCCAGTGCTCTGTTCACTGAAGTCGCAACATTTGGACCCCGATAGCAACTGTTCGCAACTCATTTATTTGATCTTATTGCGACAACACGGGGATAAAACATGGTAAGACACATTTACAGGAGTTCCcggcatgttttgttttcttacatGTCATCTAAAGGTCCcggtttatttttaaaatgacagtgaAACTGGcaaataataatgcattattGTAAATAGCTTAGCGGCTAACTAGCTTCAGTTAGCATGAGAGCTTGTAGCTAACGGCTGTTAACGTTTATAACAATGGTTGTTTGTGAGCTTTATGTGTGCTTACAGTAGTTTTGAGTCCATTGTCGATTTAATTATTATAGGATGTATGCGTGTAGGATTGTTGGGATCATTTAAATATATTAGGGccagtgttagcatgctaacggtTTTTGGCTTTACTGTCCTGTTATTCCGGAGCTATACGTTGACGCTACTGTGTTTAATAAATCCTTAAATGCCCGTGTAAGGTCACTCAAGTTGAGAGTTTGAACGGTGTAGGAAATGACTTTTGACGTCCTCTGTCTTTTCAGCCTCTGAGGCTGGACATTAAGCGGAGGCTGACAGCCAGGTCAGACCGAGTGAAGAGTGTGGACCTTCACCCAACCGAGCCATGGATGCTGGCCAGTCTGTACAACggcagtgtctgtgtgtggaacCACGAAACACAGGTGGGATCACAAATCAATGGGCCATCCATACAGAGTTTCACCACACAGTATGGAAACACATCCTCTCTTGAATATGTCATTTTGTAGCCAAAGACTGacatcacaaacacagagaagcagttatGATACTGTGAACCTGAACTGAATCTGTAATGTCCTTTTTTCTAGACTCTTGTCAAGACCTTTGAAGTATGTGACCTCCCTGTCAGAGCATCCAAATTTGTGGCAAGGAAGAACTGGGTCATTACAGGAGCGGTGAGTTACGTCCATTGTTTGTGTAGTGATCACAACTCTGACAGTTGTCATCTATAACACCAGTCTTTATACAAGTTAATAGTATAAACAGAGTGTGAGCTTTTGTTTAATTTGGCGTTGTGTTATGTGGGCAGTGGTGTCACATCACAGTGTTTGCATTTAGCCTTTACGTCTGATTATCTTGCTATACGTTTTTCTCGTTGTGTTAGACTCAAATATCATATACTAATGGCAGATTCTGTAATGTATTTTGCTCATTTGTCTTTTTCATGTGTCAATTAACCTAATAACCTGTCTATTCATAAGTTAATATTCAAACTGTTTTCCCTGCACAGGATGACATGCAGATCCGAGTGTTTAACTACAACACCTTGGAGCGTGTCCACATGTTTGAGGCCCACTCGGACTACATCCGATGCATTGCTGTCCATCCCACCCAGCCCTATATCCTCACCAGCAGTGGTACACTTGTACACTTATGATATTAATTGGTACCATATCATTGAGAGACTCAATAGTCTCTTTATACCAGTGTCTTCAAATGTATGTGTTGCGTTCACATGCATGAATGTATTTCTCTTTCTGTGCAGATGACATGTTGATCAAGCTGTGGGACTGGGAGAAGAAGTGGTCGTGCAGCCAGGTGTTTGAGGGTCATACTCACTATGTCATGCAGATTGTCATCAACCCCAAGGACAACAACCAGTTTGCCAGTGCCTCCCTGGACAGGACAATTAAGGTAGGTACTGCTTGCTGTTGTCACCTTTACTGCTGCTAATTTATCTTGTCAGTGGGTGAACGCTGTGGACACTCTTCTTTAATGTCTATAGATTTAGCTTGCCTTAAGTACATATAATTAAAGGCCTCTGAAGTGCATTCATTGACTCTCTGTCATGTCCTCTGGGTTGTTCCAGGTTTGGCAGCTAGGCTCTTCGTCTCCCAATTTCACTTTGGAGGGTCACGAGAAAGGAGTCAATTGTATTGACTACTACAGTGGAGGAGACAAACCCTACCTCATCTCAGGGGCTGATGACCGCCAAGTAAAGATCTGGGACTACCAGGTTAGAAAACTTTTAATTCTCTTCCTTCTCAGGAAGGTGAGAGTAAGCCACAGAAGACTGATCATAGAACAATTAAGCACTTACAGTCTCATTTCCTGCTTTTGTTTCATTATGTTTAATCAAAAGTCAATGATTACAGCTCACTAAAAGAGCTGGTAGttctaaaaaaatatgttttcctaATTGATCTGCTACATCCTTTCTGTGAGCATCTTTTTGCATTGTGTCTGTATATAAATGTTTAACTGTTCCTTTGTGTGTTGCAGAACAAGACCTGTGTTCAGACTCTGGAGGGCCACGCCCAGAACGTCTCTTGTGTCAGCTTCCACCCCGAGCTGCCAATCATCATCACTGGATCAGAGGACGGTGAGCTGGAATCCCACTCGTTCACCCCTGTACACAAACACCCCCAGAATGCAGCTCACCTCATGGCTTTATTGATCCTTGCTTCATGCAATGTTACCTCCTCCTTCTGTAGGTACGGTGCGTATCTGGCACTCAAGCACTTACCGCCTGGAGAGCACTCTGAACTATGGCATGGAGAgagtgtggtgtgtgtgcgGCCTCAGGGGCTCCAACAATGTGGCTCTGGGCTACGACGAAGGCAGCATCATTATCAAGGTGAGCGGAAGAGAGAGTAATtcttaaaatatgtatttgaaaCTTTTACACAAGGCACATCCAACCTGCtaaatacagaagaaaaatgagttgtgcagaaaaaaacaatcagcTTACAAAGGAATTTTATCTATAAAAGACATCAGGATGAAATATTTTATGGATATAATCAAAACTTAAATcttgctgctctgtctccctctgctgTGCAGGTGGGTCGGGAGGAGCCAGCAATGTCTATGGATACAAATGGAAAAATCATCTGGGCTAAACACAGTGAAATACAGCAAGCCAACCTGAAGGCCATGGGTGACGCTGAGAACAAGGATGGAGAGAGGCTGCCATTGGCTGTTAAAGACATGGGCAGCTGTGAGATTTACCCCCAAACCATCCAGCATAACCCTAATGGAAGGTATACACACAGGCCCTTTGACTGATTATGATTGTAACAAACAGGCAGACATGAGCATTACATATGTTTAACTCTTTTCAGGCAGATTAGAGGTGAATTTAAATAAGATCTCTGTCATTGATTTACGCATTTTTGTGTGCACCAGGTTTGTCGTGGTGTGCGGAGATGGAGAGTATATCATCTACACTGCCATGGCTTTGAGGAACAAGAGCTTTGGCTCAGCACAGGAGTTTGTCTGGGCGCATGACTCATCTGAGTAAGTATGCAGTTTGAATTAGGTGTGATAGGTGTGACTTCGCTGCTTTAtacctctgtgtcagtgagttaACTGctatactctttttttttttttttttttttttttttcaacaacagATATGCCATCAGAGAAAGCAACAGTATTGTCAAAATCTTCAAAAAtttcaaagaaaagaaatcctTCAAGCCTGACTTTGGAGCTGAAGGTAACGTGAACATTGTTGTTTAGATGTGTAGTTTTGGAAGTTGATAGTTCCCACTGATTTCCTCAATGGATGTGTTCCCATTCTTCCCTGCAGGGATCTATGGAGGTTTCTTGCTTGGGGTGAGGTCAGTGAATGGCCTGGCATTTTATGACTGGGAGAACACAGAGCTGATCCGCCGCATTGAGATCCAGCCCAAACACGTAAGACTgacttttcactttcactttttttttttaaatgttaggGTGTAAAAGTCGTTATATAGTCttaaattttaatttcttaGGTCTAAAttaccacaaacattttatataatttatgtatctttaaatttctgtttgtcaaaatgagtcatggCCAAGAAAggctgttattttatttgctccctgtttctgtctcattctctacattgtcatttttttcccttattAATAATTTGTCCAGATCTTCTGGTCAGACTCTGGTGAACTGGTCTGCATCGCCACAGAGGAGTCCTTCTTCATTCTGCGTTACATGTCAGATAAAGTAGCTGCTTCTCAAGAGAACAATGAAGGAGTGACCGAGGATGGTATTGAAGATGCCTTTGAGGTGGGTGCATTTAAGTTAAATCTCAAAGAAGTACTCACTGGGTTTAATATCTGTCCCAGTGAATTTTGTTTGTACCCACAAGGTGCTATTCCAGCTTCAACTAAAAACtttgtgtgcttgttttttaaatgtgtaggTCCAGGGAGAGATCCAGGAGATTGTTAAGACTGGACTCTGGGTCGGAGACTGCTTCATCTACACCAGCTCTGTGAACAGACTCAACTACTATGTAGGAGGAGAGATAGTCACTATTGCTCACCTGGACAGGTACAAATACAGCATATAGTTCAGCTTCAATTTAAGTGGGTATATGATTTGCTGAATAAAATGTAATTgtgaaaaaatgtaatagtcTGGAGAAATAGAAGCTTATCTCTAAAAGTTTAATTGGTTGCTGTGAAGGATGCTGCATCTGTTTCACCTGCTGCCTTCTCTCCCTGCAGAACCATGTACCTGCTGGGTTACATTCCAAAAGATGACCGTCTGTACCTGGGAGACAAGGAGCTCAACATTGTCAGCTACTCCCTGCTGGTCTCTGTCCTGGAGTACCAAACTGCTGTCATGAGGAGGGACTTTGGCATGGCTGACAAGGTGCTTCCCACAATTCCTAAAGAGCAGCGCACCAGGGTGGCCCATTTCCTGGAGAAACAGGTAAGGAAATACAGCAGGAGTTGATTTTCTCTGTTATTTAATTGCAGTCTTTTAGTTTAATAGAAAAGATGCCAATTTTTTTGTACACAACTTGATAAGAGGTCATGCACGGGCACCATCAGTGATACCAGATACCAGATAATGTATTTAGCTTTTACTCCAACAATGATGAACAGTTTGTGCTTGTAGGATGCTgataggttttgtttttgtttcttcagGGCTTCAAGCAGCAGGCGCTGGCTGTGTCAACAGACCCCGAGCACAGGTTTGAGCTGGCGCTGCAGCTGGGAGAGTTGAAGATCGCCTACCAGCTGGCTGTGGAGGCAGAGGTAAGAGCACACTAGCTGGCTTACCACATCTTCTGACCTTCTAAAAACCTTGCCAGACAATTCACAATGACTCACAAGATTTTGTCCATCGCCTCCCTGTAATGTCACTACTGATCAGGTCCTCTGTCCAGTACATTTCtaatatttgtcattttaactCCTGCAGTCGGAGCAGAAGTGGAAGCAGTTGGCGGAGCTGGCTATCAGCAAGTGCCAATTCGGCCTGGCCCAGGAGTGCCTGCACCACGCCCAGGATTACGGTGGTCTGCTCCTCCTTGCCACAGCGTCCGGTAACGCCACAATGGTGGGCAAGCTGGCTgagggagcagagagagacggCAAGAACAATGTGGCCTTCATGACCTATTTCCTGCAGGGAAAGTGAGTACCAGCTGAATGTGACATTGGTGGACAAATTAGGGAATAGATGTGTATTGATCACATAAAATTTATTGTAACTACATATAATCTTTTTTGCACAGTCTGGATCAGTGTTTGGAGCTTCTGATCAGGACAAACCGACTGCCTGAAGCTGCCTTCCTGGCTCGCACCTACCTGCCCAGCCAGGTGTCCCGTGTGGTTAAATTGTGGAGGGAGAACCTCGCTAAGGTCAACCAGAAGGCAGCCGAGTCTTTAGCAGACCCCACAGAGTATGAGAATCTTTTCCCCGGGCTGAAGGAAGCCTTTGCAGCTGAGCATTACCTCCGAGAGTCCTGCTTGGGCACCACTAGGCCTGCCAAAGATTATCCTCTTGTCACGGTGAGTTTTATGTTGACAAATGAGGTAGTGGTGTTGCATGCAGGCAACATTTCTATAGTTGTATCTCAGTCCTCTCTcctgtattttaacaaactccAACATTTTTCAGCTCAACGAAGACAGGAATATTCTTGAGGAGGCTCAGGGATACGAGCCCAAAGGAACCTTTATTCCTACTGTCCCCAAGGTTTGTCTGCTCTATCCAACATTTTCTATTCAGCCAACTTTTATCTAATAGTAACCTGAGTACATACATTTTGCAACAGTCAAAACTTTTTCTTAAACTTTATTTGACTCGCTCTTTCCCAGCAGACACATGACAGTGATGAGGAAGTGGCAGCAGCTCCTGTCATCGCTGCAGCGGTAGCAGCTGTGGCGTCTTCACAGCCTGAACCTGTTGTGCCTGCAGCAGTGgacaaagaagaggaggaggaggaagtccCTGAATTCTCCAAATCACAAAAAGAGGTTGGAcatgttcttcttctgtttttgtctgttgattatactgtctgtttataACCAAAAAAAATTGTGGCATTATGTACTTTTAGGAATATAATACAAGGAAATGTTCTCAATTGGTAGTTATATTCTTGATGAGTAATGCTTATAAAATCTATTTCTTCCTTTGTGCGTGTCTTTATGTAGGCTCTGGACGAGCTGGAAGTGGACCTGGACAACATGGAGCTTGATGACATCGACACCACAGACGTTAACCTCGATGATGACTTTCTAGATGACTGAGACCTGACGCCATTCTGCTCTCCAGCACTCTTCAgagcttatttaaaaaaagaagaagaagaaagagaccAAATccctttttcccttttttgtatCTGTACGTAAAAATATTATATTGTCAAGCCCGCCCACTGCAGCGGCAGGATTTAAGTAGataattatgatgatgatgatgataatgatgatgatatcaGTAATGTTTTATTCTCAGAAGAACAGTAGACTCTCCATGTCTATTTCAGACTCTCCATTTTGTACACCTTCTATTGATTGAGTAACTTTCATTAACTGTCCATTGAGCGATATGGTATATTTACTCTTTGCTTTGTAATGTCTGTTATGGCTAATCAAAGTTCATTCAGT includes the following:
- the copb2 gene encoding coatomer subunit beta' isoform X2; the protein is MPLRLDIKRRLTARSDRVKSVDLHPTEPWMLASLYNGSVCVWNHETQTLVKTFEVCDLPVRASKFVARKNWVITGADDMQIRVFNYNTLERVHMFEAHSDYIRCIAVHPTQPYILTSSDDMLIKLWDWEKKWSCSQVFEGHTHYVMQIVINPKDNNQFASASLDRTIKVWQLGSSSPNFTLEGHEKGVNCIDYYSGGDKPYLISGADDRQVKIWDYQNKTCVQTLEGHAQNVSCVSFHPELPIIITGSEDGTVRIWHSSTYRLESTLNYGMERVWCVCGLRGSNNVALGYDEGSIIIKVGREEPAMSMDTNGKIIWAKHSEIQQANLKAMGDAENKDGERLPLAVKDMGSCEIYPQTIQHNPNGRFVVVCGDGEYIIYTAMALRNKSFGSAQEFVWAHDSSEYAIRESNSIVKIFKNFKEKKSFKPDFGAEGIYGGFLLGVRSVNGLAFYDWENTELIRRIEIQPKHIFWSDSGELVCIATEESFFILRYMSDKVAASQENNEGVTEDGIEDAFEVQGEIQEIVKTGLWVGDCFIYTSSVNRLNYYVGGEIVTIAHLDRTMYLLGYIPKDDRLYLGDKELNIVSYSLLVSVLEYQTAVMRRDFGMADKVLPTIPKEQRTRVAHFLEKQGFKQQALAVSTDPEHRFELALQLGELKIAYQLAVEAESEQKWKQLAELAISKCQFGLAQECLHHAQDYGGLLLLATASGNATMVGKLAEGAERDGKNNVAFMTYFLQGNLDQCLELLIRTNRLPEAAFLARTYLPSQVSRVVKLWRENLAKVNQKAAESLADPTEYENLFPGLKEAFAAEHYLRESCLGTTRPAKDYPLVTLNEDRNILEEAQGYEPKGTFIPTVPKTHDSDEEVAAAPVIAAAVAAVASSQPEPVVPAAVDKEEEEEEVPEFSKSQKEALDELEVDLDNMELDDIDTTDVNLDDDFLDD
- the copb2 gene encoding coatomer subunit beta' isoform X1; its protein translation is MPLRLDIKRRLTARSDRVKSVDLHPTEPWMLASLYNGSVCVWNHETQTLVKTFEVCDLPVRASKFVARKNWVITGADDMQIRVFNYNTLERVHMFEAHSDYIRCIAVHPTQPYILTSSDDMLIKLWDWEKKWSCSQVFEGHTHYVMQIVINPKDNNQFASASLDRTIKVWQLGSSSPNFTLEGHEKGVNCIDYYSGGDKPYLISGADDRQVKIWDYQNKTCVQTLEGHAQNVSCVSFHPELPIIITGSEDGTVRIWHSSTYRLESTLNYGMERVWCVCGLRGSNNVALGYDEGSIIIKVGREEPAMSMDTNGKIIWAKHSEIQQANLKAMGDAENKDGERLPLAVKDMGSCEIYPQTIQHNPNGRFVVVCGDGEYIIYTAMALRNKSFGSAQEFVWAHDSSEYAIRESNSIVKIFKNFKEKKSFKPDFGAEGIYGGFLLGVRSVNGLAFYDWENTELIRRIEIQPKHIFWSDSGELVCIATEESFFILRYMSDKVAASQENNEGVTEDGIEDAFEVQGEIQEIVKTGLWVGDCFIYTSSVNRLNYYVGGEIVTIAHLDRTMYLLGYIPKDDRLYLGDKELNIVSYSLLVSVLEYQTAVMRRDFGMADKVLPTIPKEQRTRVAHFLEKQGFKQQALAVSTDPEHRFELALQLGELKIAYQLAVEAESEQKWKQLAELAISKCQFGLAQECLHHAQDYGGLLLLATASGNATMVGKLAEGAERDGKNNVAFMTYFLQGNLDQCLELLIRTNRLPEAAFLARTYLPSQVSRVVKLWRENLAKVNQKAAESLADPTEYENLFPGLKEAFAAEHYLRESCLGTTRPAKDYPLVTLNEDRNILEEAQGYEPKGTFIPTVPKQTHDSDEEVAAAPVIAAAVAAVASSQPEPVVPAAVDKEEEEEEVPEFSKSQKEALDELEVDLDNMELDDIDTTDVNLDDDFLDD